A window of the Besnoitia besnoiti strain Bb-Ger1 chromosome VI, whole genome shotgun sequence genome harbors these coding sequences:
- a CDS encoding prenyltransferase and squalene oxidase repeat-containing protein (encoded by transcript BESB_064480), giving the protein MASSGACVTSSPQGGVDREESASVPLPVSCDPSSSAAAAAESPLYFEYAIPQSASLFTETQVDQQETELACLNCYRSFFHGFCADAASDCSSPRSASSPASPRLRIRPVETSDTSSDNGEANESPRPESPVSAQSGSECQGPDGSGPENRPLKLRMRDHVAFSKCHLDKPFTSGMMELDASRCWLVFWMTHALDLMGAFNAARYRDRILCFLEAAWDRQAGGGWGGGPGQQAHLAPTYAAVATIFVCGGAGEWCGRMKQVLQAERRERRGKGRADAASKDVPSHSAGGSRSEKERTDPQGETAEGERKSVEDADDADPRQRIYEWLMRVKSPLGGFRMHVGGEIDMRGTYCAVATASMLNMLTDELVEGVAEYVSGCQTYEGGIAGEPGLEAHGGYTYCGLAALCILGKAHEFLDLDRLLHWAVMRQMGFEGGFQGRTNKLVDACYSFWLSALFPLVAHAFEQAGRTVPEELWASSCHLQQYIVACCQDARGGLRDKPGKSADLYHTCYALSGLSVAQHALLQSTFYCSPASPSGEEGVDARRTDSHVKQVARTDVFYNVRIERILVARRELLTALPGFVERRTGCHGFEGPGVVAYYSSKSLHPQEAEHEL; this is encoded by the exons ATGGCATCGTCGGGGGCTTGCGTCACGTCTTCTCCCCAGGGGGGAGTAGACCGGGAGGAGTCCGCTTCGGTTCCTCTCCCCGTATCGTGTGatccttcgtcttcggcggcggccgcagcagagagtcCTTTGTACTTCGAATATGCTATTCCTCAatctgcgtctctctttaCCGAGACGCAAGTCGATCAGCAAGAGACGGAGCTCGCTTGTTTGAATTGCTATCGGAGCTTCTTCCACGgcttctgcgcagacgcggcgtcgGACTGTAGTTCTCCACGGTCTGCTTCttcccctgcgtcgcctcgcttgcgGATCCGTCCGGTGGAGACGTCGGACACCTCAAGCGACAATGGAGAGGCGAACGAGTCGCCCCGGCCCGagtctcctgtctctgcacAGAGCGGTAGCGAGTGCCAAGGCCCAGATGGGAGCGGCCCTGAAAACCGACCGCTAAAACTCCGAATGCGGGATCATGTTGCGTTCTCCAAATGTCACCTCGACAAGCCATTCACTAGCGGCATGATGGAGCTCGacgcttctcgctgctggCTTGTCTTCTGGATGACTCACGCCCTCGACTTGATGGGTGCCTTCAATGCCGCGCGCTACCGAGACCG GATTCTCTGCTTCTTGGAGGCTGCGTGGGACCGTCAAGCTGGAGGCGGATGGGGAGGCGGCCCCGGGCAGCAAGCGCATCTGGCGCCGACATATGCGGCGGTGGCCACCATCTTTGTGTGCGGTGGAGCCGGCGAGTGGTGCGGCAGAATGAAGCAGGTGCTGCAAGCAGAacgcagggagaggcgcggaaagggcagagcagacgcagcgTCGAAAGATGTTCCTAGCCACTCGgcaggaggcagccgcagtgAAAAGGAACGAACTGACCCGCAgggggagacagcggagggagagcggAAGAGCGTCGAGGATGCGGACGATGCGGACCCTCGCCAGCGCATCTACGAGTGGCTCATGCGCGTCAAGAGCCCTCTTGGAGGCTTCCGCATGCATGTCGGTGGCGAGATCGATATGAG AGGAACCTATTGCGCAGTGGCGACAGCATCCATGCTTAACATGCTGACAGACGAACTCgtcgagggcgtcgcggagtATGTTTCAGGCTGTCAGACCTACGAAGGAGGCATTGCAGGGGAACCTGGTCTCGAAGCTCATGGCGGCTACACGTACTGTG GTTTGGCGGCTCTTTGCATTCTGGGGAAGGCCCATGAATTTCTGGACCTCGACCGTCTCCTGCACTGGGCAGTGATGCGGCAGATGGGATTCGAGGGCGGCTTCCAGGGACGAACGAACAAGCTTGTCGACGCGTGCTACTCCTTCTGGCTG TCAGCTCTGTTCCCCCTGGTAGCCCACGCTTTCGAGCAGGCTGGTCGCACCGTTCCGGAGGAGCTGTGGGCGTCATCGTGCCATCTGCAACAGTACATCGTCGCCTGCTGCCAAGACGCCCGAGGCGGCTTGCGAGATAAACCTGGAAA GTCTGCGGATTTGTATCACACATGCTACGCGCTCTCGGGGCTTTCCGTGGCCCAGCATGCACTCCTGCAGTCTACCTTTTATTGTTCTccggcctctccctccggagaggaaggcgtaGACGCCAGAAGGACCGATTCCCATGTTAAACAGGTGGCACGCACAGATGTCTTCTACAACGTAAGAATTGAAAGAATTCtcgtggcgcggcgcgagctgctcACCGCTCTCCCTGGGTTTGTGGAACGTCGCACGGGATGTCACGGCTTCGAGGGACCCGGTGTTGTCGCATATTATTCCTCGAAGTCTCTCCATCCGCAGGAAGCAGAACACGAATTGTGA